In Biomphalaria glabrata chromosome 16, xgBioGlab47.1, whole genome shotgun sequence, the sequence CCAAGCGCCTTAACTCTTGACCACCACGCCCAGCGTGGAAAATGCGTTTGCTATTAACTAGTGATTGGTGTTTAGAGAGTGGTATACACATCTCTAACATTAATATAGCGTTTGttatattttgatataacaatgtGTGTAGCTATCATATAACTTGAAATGGTAGACATATATTGTGATGGTTGAACAAATAGTGACACTGTCCTACGTATttgtaactaatttttaaaaatctttaatgtCCAAAGTATCTTTTTGtaatattaattgttatataCATAAGCagcataaaaaaatagaagaatcATACAGGAATGTCCCCTATACTTAGCacttcaattatttatttttataaattatgtgTCGTTGGTTTTAGTGGTAAAGGCACTAATGCATAAACTAAAACAGATTTATATAAGTGTTCCTTCTTACTCCTAACGTTAGAGCTTGGTGCGAGTTGCCAGAATCAGGAAAACATACGACTTAGTAGAGTTGAAGTCTGCAActaataagataatataaagaTACAGATAAGATAAGGTTAGGGATAAAAATAAGatgaatataagataagataagatacatgaAAAGACAGGATAAAAGGTAAGCTATAATGAAAGATTAGTTACAATAAATGAGATAAATTATAAGATGAAATCTTGAATAAATACGTTGAAACATATGATGATAAGTGATGATGACTGATAAGATATAAAATACGTTGTAAAGTTtagtgaagttcccctttcagaacttgcaatTCATAGGGCAGgggatgtaaaagtcatctgtttctgcctatggttaacgagggtgtcttgtggccagcacaacggccaaggGCTTTGATTTTTcctcaacaaatgtcaggtacccattatagctgtggggggagggggactcagaggcgctctatAGTTCCGAAATTAAGAATTCCGGTCTTCAagaggattcaaacccgggaacTCCGGTtgtgaagccaagcgctttaccactcagccacagtgccTCGATAAGATGGTAAATAAGTTAAAGTTATATAAGTCATAGTCAGActacttttaattttcttgtaaactgaaaataaattcacaaatattttctattttgtttttaattagaaaCTTCCATACTGTAGCCAGCTCAGTGAATTGTGATACAATCTCTATAAtgggcctctctctctctctctctctaactctctgtctctccatctctctgtctctttttgtgtgtgtgcctcTGTGTGTGTGGCGTGGGGAGGGGTATCTGTGAGAAGGTTTCCATGTTACCATTAGACTCTCACCAAAGACAGCGCCTCTCATGTCATGATTCGAACTTAAATCCCCCAGGGTAGCTTCTCGGTTTTATCTGCCACTCATGTAACAaatcaaagatttttttcttggaATTATGGATATCCGCCTCTGTTAAGATAAAACAGAAAGCCATAGATGTAAGATTGTTTTCTTGAAATGATGGGATATCCGCCTCTGTTGAGGAAAACCAAAaagccatagatctagatctccttCTATGATAAAGCGCTTTAAGCTATCGATCTAATGGAGTAGTTGtcgtgtttttttaatattcaaagaGCTCTTCACCACAACTTGACAGCATCAAAAGTTGATGTCTTTAGAACAGAACGAGGATGTTTCTGTATTGTTACATCAGAATGAGGGTATTTACCTTGTCGAGTATTGCATCAGACATAAACAGTGACGACACTCATTTAAGAACGAATATCCCAGTTTTGTTCCTTCTTCTTTTGaaagaatagaaagaaaagagaagtgTTAATATATggcagaaagaaataaaatagagagaaagaaggggacgactaaagaaggagagaaagaggtgATGAGTAGAATTTGATGAATTTAATAACATGGGAAAGAGGAAGGCATTACATGCAGAGAGGATTGGGAGCTCTTAACTAtaaagagggaggggggggggtaaattaaGAAGGCAAGAGGCGGGCTTTATTAtagatatacagagagagaaagcgatggtaagacaacataaaagaatgggcaGGCCTGTCATTGGGAAAAATTATATTCAAGGCAAGAGACTGAGAGGAATAGAGAAgtacggtcaacagatcttgtgtggtgccccaaaggttcaACAGACTTAAGTTGAAAGTGAAGGAAGATGGCCTGAATGCTGAGAGTGACGGAGtgaattaaaaatatagaaaggAAAAGAGGGAAGAAATGAAAGGAGGAGAGGGTGAGCTAAAACTTGGAAGGggaaagagggggtgggggtgtaTTTAAGGCCTCAGTCATCCAGTACAACAACTTATTTGGAAGGCTCTCTGGACAGTGAGAACACATCACTGACCCATATCAaagtgtgtttttgttgttatgaaAGGAAATATCCAGTCATTGAATCCTGACATAATTCATACGTGGATTACTTTTCCGTTCTTATATAGGTAGGGgaaataatgtcttttttttacttgttgttATTCAGGCGTAAAAAGAATAATTGTAATTAGTAAATATGAAGTTATTTACTAGatgcgcggtggttgagtgctATAGCGCTTGAGTTTCAAACTGAGttgtcccaggtttgaatcctggtgaaaactggtaattttaattttgggcTCTTTAAGCATTCCTTGTTATCCCTGCgacaatggactcaacgctcaaaagctacggtctgcgggctttttcagtgcacggaccaaaggtttggaactcactccccattgatttcagacagacaacatgctacaccacttttaagaagaacattgagatctatctgtttaaaacttttttttagattagtttgtcattgtaactctcgtgtttatgtctgtaatgttattacagcgcattTAGCCTACATttagtttgttaacagcgctttataaataaaattatcatcattgttattattattcggTCTTGAAGACGagcataattattattatcttataaaatacaaacgttacctcctagtgacaatctagtcatgtatgttaattaatgatttataatctgccaagtcattggtttaacACTTTCCATAGTAAAgacggttagtcgttgtgctggccacacgacaccctcgctaactgtGGGGCCAgaaaacctttacatcatttgccctattgattgcaaggtctgaaaggggagctttacttttttttttaacatatattgAATCTGCTTTGAAGAGTACGGTCTGAGCCGGATCCgacattgacacacacacacacacacacacacaaacatgcacgATGACGTAGCTAATATAATAATAGACATGACATGCGTATTTATATAACATTATAGAACCTTGTACGTCGCCGTTTCCTAATAATGATTAAATTATTTCCGTGGGTCTCTATACAAGGCAGAAAAGATTTACACTATCCTCGAAACGAAAGATTACGAAAGATTACGTAAGAGGGcagaatttatttaatttattattatatataataaggcttgtcttcgagtccaaagattaatgaggaatacagtatttcccgtggctgcgcagccccggctgtgacctgcatattttgccacatccacggcaagcataaccattgtccgcaggtggtcgatttagattttcttttcgtcgtctgcgtttgtcctcggcagcagattttcttttggtctcaaatgtgtgtgtatatatatggctccttttgtctcgaaatgcaatggatgcgcccaggtgagtcactggttttggttagTCTTGAGACGAGGCAGAActtggtgtggctaatcaagccaattctagagcggtATACTTGCCACAATTCATGCATGTGTATTCCAATCTAGACTCTATTCAGATATAGAAATTGTGAAGGAGAAAGAGGATTTATTGGATATTTTCGTACATgacgaaaattaaaaatagataacttgGTGGATCCGGTGTATaaaataaaggaagtattgataaaatatctttttttagttataatgaaaataccacttttttgttttcaccaatACTCCAATACAGACGTTAGGATAGAGaacaaaagttaatttttttttcatattagatATCATGCCTGGCCATAAAGTCTTTAGTGGCGCTTACAAAGTGGAAAATGccatttaacaaagaaaataatggccATGGACAGTTTTGGTGATAGTCTATGTCTAGAaaattttgtgaacaaaaataaaaacatattaggcTTTGTAAAGCCTAATATTCTGCATATAttctaatagttttttttattttttttttcaattatttcatAACTCttgattacaattttttaataattggtCAATAGTTGATAAAGGGAGATTACTCTGACACCAATGCTGCTAACTAAAACAAACAATCATCTGGCATTTCTTGTTGCTCAAGACcccttaatttactttaatatttaCACTCTAAACTAGTAAGAATCATAAATACTAATAATGAAATCAGCTttgatttgtgagctagaaatttactagatctactaatactagatctacttctactattaatttcttaattaataagtaaatctATCATCTACTAAACTAAACTCAATCTCTGAATCTGACCTTAAAACTTTTGACCTGGGGAGGCAGTCTTAACTAGCCTTCCCCCTGCTTATCCAGTTACATCCCCTTCTTAGCCAGTGACATCATCTCATCTCACAGTTTTTTTCACTAAGCCACTAAgctaagtcgttcatctaacgacctttaaatcctagctctggagacaaTTAATACCTTCatgcccagtgctattttttcatacactgatgggtcggcatcagtagattctggaagagcaggctatggagcctacatcgactttcttggctcttacacaattaaaatcttttgaccatgtggtagtgtttgcagttttgatgcggagaccattgGTAGTCTGTGAAGCCTGAaaggtcattgactctcaactcggcgagggacatttgagggcaacacagattgttgtagtcactgactcaaaatctgtactacaggctttgcaaagccacggaccatggccccccaatatcagcactgtcatcatggcttcacataacatcaaacaatgCTATgacacccctgtaataatgcaatTGGTactgagtcacataggtgtgactggcaacacaattgcagactctttggccaaccagggagggcaaattccacccactgaactgGCTGTAAGCTtgcatcaagccctggctataataaaaaaaacagaaatggaaaagtggtttgagtgctgggacaagtcccaaaaagccagtggagtctgggagcgcatgaggtgCCCTGACTGCACTTCcctgtggtggaggctgtccaggcctgagcaagctattatagcacagtgcaggacaggccactgtcctgttggctcatatttctcgcagctatggccaaattttgattcacggtgcccccactgcgtggaagaagaggaaaccgtgcctcatattctgtttgactgccccagacttgctgatctccgtctcgacaggtctaggaaacccaaaattctcgacctgtatggcgacatttatgcactacgcaagacagcagggtttctgtccagggcttttgcaagagaggatttgagcctctcaagccctcactctaatggagtttgatgatgatgatgaatactTAAGTAATTGCTTTAGATGACCTGAGTGGTGGGACGGCTGAGGACTACAGGGATCACATCTGTCAAGCAATTCAAAACTTGACAGAAGTGTATTCTAATTTTCTCAAGGCAGATTTACACGAGTGCTGGGAAACAATTATCCAAAATATTTAGAACACAATGTCTGACTGGGCTCGTGTAAATCATGCCACTGTGATGCGATTAGTTTTATAATAGATTCAATGAAACAAATGCAGTGGTCTAGTTAAGttggtctatttttttttttagtatgatTATATGCATAAtaagtttaattatttaattaaataaaagctAGTCTTAAGTAAAATTATCGTCTTAAGTGACTGAACTTGAATCAAGttataaaataaagttatagtacaaaaaaattgcaagCCTATAACTATAATTACTAAATGAGTATAATAAAGTAAAGTGTACATGTTCGGCCCTGATtagtttttctagtttttgtgaGCCCTGGACCTTGTCAGGCcatgtgatatggccatagtcatagagttttagtttttgctttatttatttgACAGTGACAGTCGTTTGCAGATCATTGTGGAGCTCTAATAGCTGAACCAATCATGTCTCTGATCTCTTAATCTTAGTATATGATAGTGATACCTAGGGTCTTTCTTTAGTATCCCTATTTCATTGCTAGCAtcctctagttctgcagtcagagTTGCAAGCATACAAGAATGTGACTCCATGACCATGAattgcatcagtctgatttaaGTGTTGAGGGCTAGCttttgcctttgtctttccatattgttttgactTAACTAGTGCTGCTGTGGACGGTGCAATTCTGGCCATGTTTAGTTCCATCATTAGAGACAATAGTACTGAAATATTTGAAACTACTGATACTTGACATGTACTTCTAAATTCCTTTAAGTTCAGCTAACCTTTGGTAATCAGATGTTATGGACAAtccacccctcccccattttccAGTCCCAGAACCATTGAACTATCAAGAGTCAATTGTCCCAGTATTGAAATGtaatattatttacatttgttgCTGAAATAGCTCATCATTTTATCCAGACTAGAATTGACTAAAACTATATCTTGTTGTTATAtcactatagatctataaaatggtcttaattaattattttttctaactagatctagatctattctatagatCGAGACTAGATTAGGCACTGACTTGAGTTACATAGTAAGATGGAAAAACTGGACTATATAGAGTGCTTAAACTTTGCACTGTActagatataatttaaattgtaattttataaattgtcTAAAGAATATAATGCCAAAAGGAGTatgactttgtttttattttgtcattagATAATATTCCTGGAGTCGGCAGTTACAATCTGTTAGGTGATCATCATGGTCCTATTAAAGGTCtgccttttatatatatattttttttaaatactataattgtgtgtgtgtatatgtgtgtatatatatgttatattgcattgtatccattgaataatatttataaatcttaAATCTATGCTAGCTTAttaaacatactttttttttaagaatgcgcTTACAATacataacaaaagaaaagtCCCAATTGtagtttttatataaatgaataaatgtgttacattttttttgcagACTTGGAACTGAACAGAACAAGATCCCTTAACAGATTAGATCAAAGTGGAAGGGCATATAAAGACATAGGTAAAATAAAGACTTCAATAATCTATGGACTTAGGCAAGGAAAAATATAATTCTTAAATGTTACAAGGATTATTGACTTTTAAATTGGTAAATAAGTTTTAGTGTGCAAAGTCAAATAGTTGGATTCCAAACTTTTCTGAATTAGTTGGGAGTCATTTCCATGGTGGTTGATGGGTGAAATGCTTGGCTTCAAAACCGATGGGCCTCTGGTTGGAATTTcattgaagactgggaattAGAATTTTAGGATCCTCttattccacccaactctattgggtacatgacattatttgggaaacaaaattagttgttcgttgtgctgacaTATGACACAAttgttagccaaagaaacagaagacctttacatcacctgttTTATAgaatgcaaggtctgaaaagaacTAAATAAGTGAAAATATTAGCAAAAACATTTTGGTTATTGATTTATAATTGGTTAACAAAATCAGAATGCCtttatgcagtggcgtagctagagtatatgatgcctggtgcggtacctcatcttgatgcccccccccccccaaaaaaaaacaacaaaaaaaaacaactaactaattacttacattgcaaaaccttactttttttgttcaaaataatatgtattcattaatcaaatattgttatttaaaaaaaatcacttttacataaatatactacaaatgaattgtacatgctttcttgctggcaaaagtatcaataattttatcgaaatcatttttttcaatcagctcttgttcaatggacaaaatggccaaattagtgagtcgtaaatttgtcatcgttgatcgcaagtaattcttgatcagtttaagtttggaaaaacttctctcgcatgtatcgacgcttaccgcaataataaaaaaatatgtgaatcatgatgacgatattcgggactgaatcatctagctgatatttttttataaaattcaagagctcaacaggtccgtgttttggaagttcggaggcttctgatgaaactgtgacaaaccgttgaagcctctttcactccagcagaaattcatttttatcaatgtcgctaggagtactatcgagattgatttcgacctgaggatttaatagctgggaaggcgacaaaaattcatatctatctgctacatcatgaagttgctcgaatcgggtgattatttcttgaacaatcctgtccaaggtagaataaatttcccttcgtatctcttctttgtgtgtaagtacagagtagtcacttttctcaccaggcatctttttcttatggccaatacgtttttgaggttctgtactgactctcagatctgaacacacgctttcggcaaaggtaatgctggcttcagcgatgtcctctcgattactacttaaaaatgtctctaatgtttttagtttgagtgatcAGTCttgaatagacaatccttgtttttgaaggtagaattgcgcatcattaatttcagttaatacaggagcccaaaatccaagataggttaattaaaagactgaatagcaactaataatccacctgcttcagatctagtcgatgaatattcatctctgctagttaatgtctccagagtttctataattttagaaaatttatcccTAACCATCTTGACGGCTTCTCCTCTGCCGCTCCAGCGGGTCTCAACTAGACGTTTAAGGTTAGTTCAGGttattttgatgaggatatcccagcggtgtgttgaagttgagaaaaaggAGTGTGAACGGTCCAGTGTACCAAAAAAATGACAAGGCCTAAAGTTTAATAACATTCTTTTCTTTGGTGGGAAAGGTTGAGATGGTTATGTTCTTAGTTATATTTGATTCATTGTTGATACATTACAATACTCTGATGAATTACAAGTTATCTGTATTCAGTGCTTTATGTTTTTGCATTTTATGATTTTACATTGCAAATTTTGAAATGTGCTagtatattttattctttttgactgTTGTTTAATTAGgactgtattgtttacactgtctgatggttcagcttcttcagtatgaatttttgaggagtgtactaaagacatgcttgtttgctgtcctttagtctctagaaccttCGGTATTGAAGtagtttcttctttttcatcattcaggatgtcggcctcatcatttctttctggattcaatgataaccgtctcatcttgctttgttgcttttaattgttcagttaattcatacccaataacagctcgcctatagtcggtggactctgTGAAATATTTAGAAATGAAGTCAACTATCTCAAGATTGGATGAAGAAGTTACatatttagaaaatacaaaagctAACCTGGAAATGGAGAGGGATAGCATCTTTTCCAGTATGATGGAGGAGCGAGAAAAGTTTCATAACGAATGTTCAGTACTGACATCTTCAATCTTAGAATTACAGACCACAGTAACAAACTCTGAAGGCAAGAACAATGTCTTGAATAAAACTGTACTAGAACTGCAATCTAAAAATGCTCATTTAGAAAATGATATGAATATCATTTCTTCCCAGCTAGATGCTGAGAGAGTCAAGTCagcaaaaaagaattttgagCTTAAGTCGACCATATCTGCATTGCAAGAAGAATCTCAGGCAGAAAAAGACCAATTGAAAATGACCATATCTGCATTTCAAGAAGAATTTCAGGCAGAGAAAGACCAATTGAAAATGACCATATCTGCATTGCAAGAAGAATTTCAGATAGAGAAAGACCAGTTGAAAGCTACCATATCAGAATTACAGAACGACACCATAGAATTAAAAGAGAAATTAGATTACACTAAGCAAGAGTGTCAAACTGTTTTGTCTCAACTGCATAAAGAAAGGGAGTCTCTAAACTCATACAAATTAGAAAACTCACAGATGAAATCAACTATTttgaataaagagaaagaagtagCAGATTTGAAAGCTGAAATTAGAAATCTAGCTAATACTTTAGTGGAATCAGAATACATTAGAAACGACCTTGAGAAAGGCTTAGCTGATGAAAGGGAACAATTCAATGCTCCGTTTTGAACTCATCAGTAGCAGAACTGACGCAGAAGCTTGAGCACTGTGAGAATGAGAGAAGTAACTTGAATCAAACAATACAGGAGCTCAAGACTATGATTATCCATTTGGAAAAAGACAAGGAGGCTTTGTCATCACAGCTGGAAGAAAAGTAAGTCCATAATTATTGTTTGATGTATATTTCTCTCCTGGTAcactatgtttaaaaattattctcAGTTAAAAGATTAAAGTAAAGGTTACCTGTTACTGTGGCTTACGGTTCACGAGGGTTTCAACTGGTCAGCATGACGACCTACCGccttacttttccctaactaatgtcagttacccattagcgctgggtgaactcaaagtgcccaaagatcccaaaattaaaaatccaagtcttcacaggattcaaacccaggacccctagttcagaagccaagcactgtACCGCTCAGCTACAGCGCTTCAGTTAAAAGATGTTaacattttatctttaaaaagacattttttatttaaaattacttttgtatagcGCATTTTTTATGCTATAGCAGGCTCCGTGCTCTCTGGCTCAAACACTTGTGGACTTAGTGTGTGGTATGTGTatgttggtggggggggggggtatctgggagaagattttGCCTCATTGTAAGAGAGGTATCTGGTATATTTCTGTGCCCACATGATAGGTAGCTAAAGTGCCATTCATCCACGTCCCAACAAAGTGaaaattttgtattgttttaattACCTGTTTCTCTTAGGGCTCTGTTGTTTGTTGTGGTGGTGATATTAGATGTTGTAAATTAAAAGTTGCATCGTTAAAAGAAAATTCCTGATTAATCATATCCTAAACCTATAACAGTTTGTCTACTAAATGGAATGAATGACTtgcacttgaaaaaaaaatgtttacaaaaattgttttacattttatcaCCAGCTGGAAACTGATTAACAAAATAGAGCCTTTCAGAGAAGTCTTGGATAATtttcaaatggaaaaaaaattcttgttggGTTTGTAGcatttatgtttgtattttttctttttaataattacacagCAATTAGCAAATTTCTTAGTTATTAATTAGAATtgagcattttttgtttgttaataataTGTTTTACAACAAAGaatctattacaaatctaaTAGATGAGCATATTTCAGTGCAACATGTAACAATACTTACTTGTGTCATTAAGattagtctttaaaaaatatatttagatatctactagaaaaacaactgaaaagtgatatttatttatttttttttaatcatcagaaagagacaaatatacaagtgaGCAAATGGAAAGATTGATCAAAGAAGCCATTAAAAACATGGGTCATCAAAACCATTGCCAGAAAGTCAAATATGTGGAGACTGAAAAAGGTAAATTTAGCTTTGCAGGAGGTTCATTTTCACTTTGTAAAATAGCGGTTATGTAAACATTCATCATTCgctcttcttccctcccccattTCACAACTGCCATAATAGTCTCTCAACATGTTTTTGCTCTATTACAAATCTTGTCCAATTTTCTTTTGCAATGCTGTgttctatttataattaaatatgctTTAGATTGCTCCGGTGATTGCTACTACACAATGTGACTCTTCCAAAATGACGCAGACACCTGGCGAACCAAGAATTCCTTTTAAAGGTAAACAAAGCAAGCTTTTTGCATAATAGATACaaaaactacatttagtttttttttaaatctaattcaaGCATAGGATCCTGAGAAATAATAAGGCAATGACATGAATCACAAAAATCAAGACTTTTTCTTTATTGCGTACAGTATGGCTGACAAACATAACTGCGTgtatgttccacattggggcccaaaattccacattttcaacctgagtgttccacattctgggtcttgggggtTGGCATGTCTGtgcaatcaaataaaaaaaaagtttttttttcagatcaaaTTCTAATTTGCTTTGTTATCTATAATTACAGGGAAAAAAATGCTCTCTGAATCTGAGTGCATGTGCCCAGTATACATTAGCTTACTCATCCTACCTGTAACGTTCCCCTGCAATCACTCACTGTGTTTACAATGTTACAAGGAAACAGTGGAAAAAGCCAACCTCTCATGTCCAGTCTGCAGGAAGCGCATTTCAGTTTGGGCCAGAAAAGCTGCcaaggaaaataaattgataaacATGGAAAagtggaaagacatcaaagagaCCTTCCCTGAAAAAGTGAGGCGCAGGCTGGAAGC encodes:
- the LOC129923371 gene encoding myosin heavy chain, cardiac muscle isoform-like produces the protein MKSTISRLDEEVTYLENTKANLEMERDSIFSSMMEEREKFHNECSVLTSSILELQTTVTNSEGKNNVLNKTVLELQSKNAHLENDMNIISSQLDAERVKSAKKNFELKSTISALQEESQAEKDQLKMTISAFQEEFQAEKDQLKMTISALQEEFQIEKDQLKATISELQNDTIELKEKLDYTKQECQTVLSQLHKERESLNSYKLENSQMKSTILNKEKEVADLKAEIRNLANTLVESEYIRNDLEKGLADEREQFNAPF